From Paenibacillus sp. V4I7, the proteins below share one genomic window:
- a CDS encoding permease prefix domain 1-containing protein produces the protein MQRVRQFLEQILQYSFLSKREKAEWQEEMESHINSSALSLKEKEGMGEEEAVKKAITKFGEPEQLRKQITKEMFGLDIKLIGIISACFLILFIFSAIALPSLRVLSPSLMLALLLSVVTLIKTRKRIDRILIPVAFTPFIIAYLTNILFPHETFNWYLSFSITYWYPMNLFGAIFLALFGLGLYFVTRNQFISLLPLIFSVCYNVWHLVRHSIKFLYWSATDSPIIAKYGFRFLSTTADKQLIDLLIRLLMIVFLITIIQVFNRYVIRKASPVT, from the coding sequence ATGCAAAGAGTAAGACAATTCTTGGAACAAATTTTGCAATATAGTTTTTTATCAAAACGCGAAAAAGCAGAGTGGCAAGAAGAAATGGAATCTCATATAAACAGTTCAGCTTTATCTTTAAAGGAAAAAGAGGGCATGGGAGAAGAAGAAGCTGTAAAAAAGGCAATAACAAAATTCGGTGAGCCAGAGCAACTCAGAAAGCAAATAACTAAAGAGATGTTTGGATTAGATATCAAATTAATTGGTATTATATCTGCGTGCTTTCTCATTTTGTTTATATTTTCCGCAATCGCACTCCCTAGTCTAAGGGTATTATCACCCTCCTTGATGCTTGCACTGTTACTTAGTGTTGTTACCCTAATAAAAACAAGAAAACGGATTGACCGTATTCTCATACCTGTTGCATTTACCCCATTTATCATAGCTTATTTAACAAATATTTTATTTCCTCATGAAACATTCAATTGGTATTTATCATTTTCTATAACATATTGGTATCCAATGAACCTATTTGGAGCTATATTCCTAGCCTTGTTTGGTCTTGGATTGTATTTTGTAACAAGAAATCAGTTTATAAGTTTGCTACCGTTAATATTTTCTGTATGTTACAATGTATGGCACTTAGTCAGGCATTCCATAAAGTTTCTCTATTGGTCGGCAACGGATTCACCAATTATTGCGAAGTATGGATTTAGATTCCTATCTACTACAGCTGATAAGCAACTTATAGATTTGTTAATAAGACTTTTAATGATTGTATTCCTCATAACCATAATTCAAGTATTTAATAGATATGTCATAAGAAAGGCTTCACCTGTCACTTGA
- a CDS encoding AP2 domain-containing protein, which translates to MPKLVDLTNKQFGKLTVLERDFETQLQRNSLKPMWLCKCDCGMKISVRSSNLKSGISASCGCSRKENDKKNLMHELNSANNESDFRWIPLSLEVNAKVDIDDYDILKQYTWRIDGAGYASTTIITHGERTEILMHNLIMHPPVGTCVSFIEKGKHDYRKKNLKIANRQQIVFNRKVSKNKRYSNYKGVSKRRGRWIASIGKDNKRYNLGTFETDIDAAKAYNTKAIELFGEFAWLNELP; encoded by the coding sequence ATGCCAAAGCTTGTAGACTTAACCAATAAACAATTTGGAAAGCTCACCGTTTTGGAAAGGGATTTTGAAACACAATTGCAAAGAAATTCTCTAAAACCTATGTGGTTGTGCAAATGCGATTGCGGAATGAAAATTTCTGTTAGATCGAGTAATTTAAAGTCTGGAATAAGTGCTAGTTGTGGCTGCTCAAGAAAAGAGAACGATAAGAAAAATCTTATGCATGAATTAAATAGCGCAAATAATGAATCTGATTTTAGATGGATTCCTTTGAGTTTAGAAGTTAATGCTAAAGTAGATATCGATGATTATGATATTTTAAAGCAGTATACTTGGCGTATTGATGGTGCTGGCTATGCGAGTACAACAATAATAACTCACGGGGAAAGAACAGAAATATTAATGCATAATTTAATCATGCATCCACCAGTTGGTACGTGCGTGTCTTTTATCGAAAAGGGTAAGCATGATTACAGAAAAAAGAATTTAAAAATTGCAAATAGACAACAAATTGTTTTTAATCGAAAAGTAAGCAAGAATAAAAGGTATTCTAATTACAAAGGGGTTTCGAAGCGACGAGGAAGATGGATCGCGTCTATAGGTAAAGATAATAAGCGTTATAATTTAGGGACATTTGAAACTGACATAGATGCTGCAAAAGCATACAACACTAAGGCTATTGAGCTTTTTGGAGAGTTTGCTTGGCTAAATGAACTGCCATGA
- a CDS encoding AAA family ATPase, with protein MGMMIRNFADAQSAVEKLLEEENADSCYLLSDEIVSGRLQYLEELINRSVHLQNIDNLESYDWQTLEEYYLRTESICSPKDIFSLFDELAHLELEEPSVKNRSIYQAVFNMSKIQYFRALAAVDNDPELLRCFGRLMNAADYFIDLNGSNDEFISIATSIVNELPSIKWMALSELMRVYRDDLLAMVNGEHKYYSYTDTEYGVFQHAIVSRFSIQIEDIVFPNRSKETIELPSDKLNLNKNGQISNSVPEDPVVIFEKMDRIIGLKTVKDFIRSLYSFLTVQKKRKELGLATQSTQTVHMIFKGNPGTGKTTFARIVAEVLHSVGYLPQVKLTEMDRSKLVAGYVGQTAIQTREAVQSALDGVLFIDEAYSLASDADSKNGFGKEAIDTLVKEIDDNRDRIVVILAGYSKEMDDFLQTNPGLKSRFPNVIDFPDYNTDELLEIASRMYTESDYQLTEVAISKMRAIFDEVRHDSQFGNGRYVRNLYEKSLRLQSHRLVNETDFSRETFMMIDGNDIEKV; from the coding sequence ATGGGGATGATGATTAGAAATTTTGCAGATGCTCAAAGCGCCGTCGAAAAGCTCCTAGAGGAGGAGAATGCAGATTCATGTTATTTGCTTAGTGATGAGATCGTTTCGGGACGTCTACAGTACCTGGAAGAATTAATCAATAGAAGTGTACATTTACAGAACATTGACAACTTAGAGTCCTATGATTGGCAAACCTTAGAAGAGTATTATTTAAGAACTGAGTCTATTTGTTCTCCAAAAGATATATTTTCACTCTTCGATGAGTTGGCCCATCTTGAACTCGAGGAGCCTTCTGTGAAAAACAGAAGCATTTATCAGGCAGTCTTCAATATGAGTAAAATTCAGTATTTTAGAGCGTTAGCAGCCGTTGATAATGATCCTGAACTCCTTCGATGCTTTGGGCGTCTGATGAATGCCGCAGATTATTTTATAGATCTTAATGGATCTAATGATGAATTTATCTCAATAGCTACATCCATTGTTAATGAGTTACCATCTATCAAATGGATGGCCTTGTCGGAATTAATGCGTGTCTATAGAGATGATCTCTTAGCAATGGTTAACGGTGAGCATAAATACTATTCTTACACCGACACAGAATATGGAGTTTTCCAACATGCGATTGTTTCCCGTTTTTCAATCCAGATCGAGGATATTGTCTTTCCAAATAGGAGTAAGGAGACAATAGAACTACCTTCGGACAAGCTTAACCTTAACAAGAATGGTCAAATATCCAATTCTGTTCCTGAAGATCCTGTCGTTATTTTTGAAAAAATGGATCGTATTATCGGTCTGAAAACAGTGAAAGATTTTATCCGCAGTTTATATTCCTTTCTTACTGTGCAAAAGAAACGGAAAGAGTTGGGTCTTGCAACTCAGAGTACACAAACGGTGCACATGATTTTTAAAGGGAATCCGGGTACGGGGAAGACAACCTTTGCTCGAATTGTAGCTGAGGTCTTGCACAGTGTCGGATATCTCCCACAGGTAAAACTTACGGAGATGGATCGATCTAAGTTGGTGGCCGGATACGTCGGGCAAACGGCGATACAAACCCGTGAGGCCGTTCAAAGCGCGCTGGATGGCGTTTTATTTATTGATGAAGCATACTCTCTTGCATCAGATGCTGACTCAAAGAATGGATTTGGTAAGGAAGCCATTGACACCTTAGTTAAGGAAATCGATGATAATCGTGATCGTATTGTTGTCATCTTAGCCGGCTATAGTAAAGAAATGGATGATTTTCTACAAACTAATCCTGGATTAAAATCCCGATTTCCAAACGTCATTGATTTTCCAGACTATAATACGGACGAGCTGCTAGAGATCGCGTCTCGAATGTACACAGAGTCGGATTATCAATTAACAGAGGTAGCCATTTCAAAGATGAGAGCTATCTTTGATGAAGTACGCCATGATTCTCAGTTCGGGAATGGACGTTATGTCCGCAACCTGTATGAAAAATCTTTGCGGTTACAATCGCATCGTCTCGTGAATGAAACTGATTTCTCCCGTGAAACTTTCATGATGATTGACGGAAACGATATTGAAAAAGTTTAA
- a CDS encoding S1 RNA-binding domain-containing protein produces the protein MLMNNDAILEILRESMIRKYVQMGTVADVKPVTLKGVKDSVIVINFNGVPVYCSREQFTTRKVSSFTGFMGTPVPFLVTDIDRETGVAIVSRVQAIPIVQNQFLKNVKEGDIVRGTVTGVRNDSKLVFVEVQGVPCMVPPGEWDLNSITDLREVVMIGGEVELKVMAVEKINKDGDEGADSDFEYRLRLSRKEIQKEYRSQKWDQIEQYHSVGDHILAKVVAKTQNGPNTYLIELASTGIVILGNLQYPLSQQFRYGLPLGLRVQAQVTSLDKIKRVGRARIYRIDPTLQTAGAFGSGF, from the coding sequence ATGTTGATGAACAACGATGCTATTTTAGAAATACTTCGAGAATCTATGATTCGTAAATACGTGCAAATGGGGACTGTAGCAGACGTAAAGCCAGTTACGCTCAAAGGAGTGAAAGACAGCGTCATTGTCATCAACTTCAATGGCGTTCCCGTATATTGCTCCCGTGAACAATTTACTACAAGAAAGGTTTCGAGTTTTACAGGCTTTATGGGTACGCCTGTACCATTCCTTGTTACGGATATCGACCGCGAGACTGGTGTAGCGATCGTTTCCCGAGTTCAGGCAATTCCGATCGTTCAAAATCAATTTCTGAAGAACGTCAAGGAGGGGGACATCGTACGTGGTACCGTAACAGGCGTACGAAACGATTCAAAACTCGTTTTTGTTGAGGTACAAGGCGTCCCCTGCATGGTGCCTCCTGGAGAGTGGGACTTAAACAGTATCACAGATTTAAGAGAAGTCGTCATGATTGGCGGAGAAGTAGAACTTAAGGTAATGGCCGTTGAAAAGATTAACAAAGACGGGGATGAAGGTGCAGATAGCGATTTTGAATATCGTCTCCGGTTGTCCCGAAAAGAAATTCAGAAAGAATACCGCTCTCAGAAATGGGACCAGATCGAGCAATACCACTCGGTCGGGGATCATATCCTAGCGAAAGTTGTGGCAAAGACGCAAAATGGCCCTAACACCTATTTGATTGAGCTCGCGTCAACGGGTATTGTCATTCTTGGCAATCTTCAGTATCCGCTAAGTCAACAATTCCGCTATGGCCTTCCTCTTGGGCTTCGTGTGCAAGCACAGGTTACTTCGTTAGATAAGATCAAACGGGTCGGAAGAGCGCGGATTTACCGAATTGACCCTACGCTGCAAACAGCAGGCGCATTTGGCAGTGGCTTCTGA
- a CDS encoding type IV secretory system conjugative DNA transfer family protein, with translation MAVLTKRLPVIALCIGFIIIWLILMSTMGMWMGFIIGHGNLTHEQMGRMLFVFSPLMPFYQPPLTVPIGLLIFTGILCNGTWLFSTRVKLTNSSVLRRSIAFIYTWGTFTLLAMLVTAAYVKPIGYDIIWQFDGWVKTPEYREYLHPGGLKMMGWFLLLLPSYAIIRYWIKIVGEYRSDPVLQEWFENYKFQWKWIGRFGDERANVMPDIVLALEADSKTPVVLTGDSRQLGTMLIGPPGSGKTSLKIIKAFRQDLDHLQRAINAFPVYVKKYGYGTPEFQKAWGNHLIGSIIVEPAKDLCDKAYELTLEHGIPEEFVVYLDPSNPDTPGFNCMVGPLSQVAETLTAVLDSMSESSDDFFRQSCRTVLKAYVYLLKFIKKNECTLLDLDQMYQDPRYTADLVEELERRLPEPAIVAKMSRDRQIFWMLARRTAQWFRNDGIEPEKTREGVFVRFNDGPHKGKIKYVDKQFEFTRTTRNLIADLLQNPYCARVLLGENRVDLDKLMGRGGILLCNTANGELGDVSSPFGKLVYMSVQNAVFRRKGEEKTRPLISSYADEFLEYMNAKFLKLTSQGRKYKYAPLVATQTLSQFDIELGRGFVDGMMGTIRNYIVYGGVGKYDAEKLSEIFGTTVVDEFSRRESITPENMTSPNYSFAETTTRKEMELVTSDSIMYNKFKYSYIRLVVEGSTQKAIKAMGDFVDFGRADKWNKALKADALNSFMEHWRIALKEDEQFDMDWIEDSAESKDDAEKGIRLPGQSESTSTSLSDGSSNISEAAATTETQEIKRKPEYIGHPSFKEVPKVDVPRRRFAEIELVSGQRQTGTIDPEIILAPGSEPSAYSEIEKQASQKEEVTIEEKREDSAASNPTHVVETKAPSSAPLSAEPIIQASDFLFGGPSPTKEDPMKEEKLSISTPTIERIENTPSEAIVSEDRGTEKNDTPSKKEATQTIANPKRDEEINAARRGKPTKQEQPPINKYNIADPPNNEFIARMIQKQNRKKK, from the coding sequence ATGGCCGTTCTGACCAAACGTTTACCAGTCATTGCACTCTGTATCGGCTTCATAATCATTTGGCTCATCTTAATGTCGACGATGGGAATGTGGATGGGATTTATCATTGGTCACGGAAATTTGACACATGAGCAAATGGGAAGAATGTTGTTTGTATTCTCACCACTCATGCCATTCTATCAACCACCGCTTACTGTACCGATCGGCCTTCTGATTTTTACTGGAATCCTTTGCAATGGCACCTGGTTATTCAGCACTCGTGTGAAATTAACGAATAGCTCTGTTCTGAGAAGATCGATTGCGTTCATCTATACGTGGGGGACGTTCACATTACTAGCGATGCTTGTCACGGCTGCTTATGTAAAGCCAATTGGGTACGATATCATATGGCAATTCGATGGTTGGGTGAAAACTCCAGAATATCGGGAGTATCTCCATCCAGGTGGGCTCAAGATGATGGGGTGGTTCCTGCTGTTGCTTCCATCCTACGCAATTATTCGTTACTGGATAAAAATCGTCGGCGAATATCGTTCCGACCCCGTATTGCAGGAATGGTTTGAGAATTACAAGTTCCAGTGGAAATGGATCGGAAGGTTTGGAGATGAGCGCGCTAACGTAATGCCTGACATCGTGCTTGCGCTAGAGGCTGATTCAAAAACACCGGTCGTACTTACGGGAGATTCTAGGCAGCTTGGTACCATGCTGATTGGTCCACCGGGATCTGGTAAAACGAGCTTGAAAATCATCAAAGCTTTCCGTCAAGATCTTGACCACTTACAGAGAGCCATTAATGCATTTCCGGTTTACGTTAAAAAGTATGGATATGGAACGCCGGAATTCCAGAAGGCTTGGGGTAATCATCTGATCGGGAGTATCATTGTTGAACCAGCTAAAGACCTTTGTGATAAAGCGTATGAGCTTACACTCGAGCACGGGATTCCCGAAGAATTTGTTGTTTACCTTGATCCATCGAATCCGGATACGCCTGGATTCAACTGTATGGTTGGTCCGCTATCTCAGGTAGCAGAGACATTGACTGCCGTCCTGGATAGTATGAGTGAGTCGAGCGATGACTTTTTCCGCCAATCATGCCGTACCGTTCTTAAAGCGTATGTATACTTACTTAAGTTCATCAAGAAGAACGAATGTACACTTCTCGATCTTGACCAGATGTACCAAGACCCTCGCTATACAGCTGATTTAGTTGAAGAACTTGAACGGCGTCTTCCTGAGCCAGCAATTGTCGCCAAAATGTCTCGGGATCGGCAGATTTTTTGGATGCTTGCTCGTCGTACTGCTCAATGGTTCCGAAATGACGGTATTGAACCGGAAAAGACTCGCGAAGGTGTGTTCGTTAGATTTAACGATGGTCCTCACAAAGGGAAAATCAAATATGTGGACAAGCAGTTTGAGTTTACACGAACCACCCGTAATCTAATCGCCGACTTGCTGCAGAATCCTTATTGTGCACGTGTCCTTCTTGGCGAAAACCGTGTGGATCTGGATAAGCTGATGGGTCGCGGGGGTATCCTGCTTTGTAATACGGCGAACGGAGAATTAGGTGATGTCAGTTCACCTTTCGGGAAACTAGTGTACATGTCTGTACAGAACGCGGTCTTCCGGAGAAAAGGTGAAGAAAAGACAAGACCTTTGATCTCATCGTATGCGGATGAATTCCTTGAATATATGAATGCCAAGTTCCTGAAACTGACAAGCCAGGGTCGTAAGTATAAGTATGCACCTCTTGTTGCTACACAAACGCTCTCTCAGTTCGATATTGAACTTGGTCGGGGCTTCGTGGATGGAATGATGGGTACAATTCGTAACTACATCGTTTACGGCGGTGTCGGGAAATATGACGCAGAAAAGTTGTCAGAGATTTTCGGTACGACGGTAGTAGATGAGTTTTCCCGCCGTGAAAGCATAACACCAGAGAATATGACCAGTCCGAACTACTCCTTTGCTGAAACGACTACTCGTAAGGAGATGGAGCTTGTTACGTCGGATAGCATCATGTATAACAAGTTCAAATATTCTTATATTCGACTAGTTGTTGAAGGAAGTACGCAAAAAGCCATTAAAGCAATGGGTGACTTTGTTGACTTCGGTCGGGCCGACAAGTGGAATAAGGCACTGAAAGCCGACGCGCTCAATTCCTTTATGGAACATTGGCGAATTGCCCTTAAAGAGGACGAACAGTTCGATATGGACTGGATCGAAGATAGTGCTGAATCTAAGGACGACGCTGAAAAAGGAATTCGGCTGCCAGGTCAAAGTGAAAGTACCTCTACCAGTTTAAGTGATGGCTCTTCGAATATTTCGGAAGCAGCAGCCACAACCGAGACGCAGGAAATTAAGCGTAAACCTGAATACATCGGTCATCCGTCATTCAAGGAAGTTCCGAAAGTGGATGTTCCGAGGAGACGTTTCGCTGAAATCGAACTCGTAAGTGGACAGCGGCAGACTGGAACAATAGATCCGGAGATTATTCTCGCCCCTGGTTCAGAGCCTTCCGCATACAGCGAAATTGAAAAACAAGCTTCTCAAAAAGAAGAAGTGACCATTGAGGAAAAAAGAGAGGACTCGGCAGCGTCTAATCCGACTCATGTAGTGGAAACGAAAGCTCCCAGTTCGGCGCCTCTATCTGCAGAACCAATTATTCAAGCCAGTGATTTTCTATTCGGCGGGCCTTCTCCAACGAAAGAAGATCCAATGAAGGAAGAGAAACTTTCTATTTCAACTCCTACAATTGAAAGAATAGAGAATACGCCGAGTGAAGCGATAGTTTCTGAGGATCGTGGAACTGAGAAAAATGATACTCCATCAAAGAAAGAAGCCACACAGACAATAGCCAACCCTAAACGTGATGAGGAAATTAATGCGGCTAGGCGAGGTAAGCCCACAAAGCAGGAACAGCCACCTATTAATAAATACAATATAGCGGATCCACCTAACAATGAATTTATTGCGCGGATGATCCAAAAGCAGAACAGGAAGAAAAAATAA
- a CDS encoding replication-relaxation family protein encodes MAGSHLENEDLLSVQNTYGIEEEESLPIAEFDPFTSKETPFPNVKPSLDITETGAGVIGHPTHEHETSSGSEKESTRTKIAPESEDSTIKEATNQKRAAEDDIESELTESDGNSKEEKDSLSEDSDSDDKGSGKKLKRRNNAVVRRGKPIDRTEAELVHLVLKNTETAMVLHSLYVHRRLTSSQIRSLFFRSKNEKSFEYLLNKLNNYRVFEREYIFTLAKKKGDFPIHYSLSSFGIRLYARAVMDISLYDEEVSSTDKLPKQHYLYKDLLIRDQDVHHYVLQAFLCALLGSFWGKEVYLPSSEWRRFLYLDPAPVDKEGEKPEVPYRPDWVIFKPNEYYNDLVRSGNLGKDILNVPVNSRNEEDNRIVKEYYQPLISVESDTGTMSSTQLEGKFKKIQSVLPALPKGIAFVVAEGSMGKVKVDEDKRDQAKRKSRQNKIRLRTIAEAAEKAIKDELLSDTLQMLVGWESTLTPTTEKYISAEGELKSYFHVSDDTWKTLFPSYTMMSKRDWATYSIKTGLPDVGLIDRGAGKIIAFYFALPHWVNPQIKVNHLIGNKIPDLKCVLVYPDRCDIDTDAHIANMEVLSLTLEDIRQDKRVAHQRTYDRRTGVKWGEVPSWPF; translated from the coding sequence GTGGCGGGAAGCCATCTAGAGAATGAGGATTTACTTTCAGTTCAGAATACTTACGGAATAGAAGAGGAAGAAAGCTTACCTATCGCAGAGTTTGATCCTTTTACATCAAAAGAGACACCTTTTCCCAATGTTAAGCCATCCCTTGATATTACTGAAACAGGAGCGGGTGTTATAGGTCATCCGACTCACGAACACGAGACATCTTCTGGTAGTGAAAAGGAATCCACCCGAACAAAGATTGCCCCTGAATCCGAAGATTCCACCATTAAGGAAGCAACCAATCAAAAGAGAGCTGCGGAAGATGATATCGAATCTGAGCTGACGGAGTCAGACGGCAATTCCAAGGAAGAGAAGGATTCCTTATCAGAAGATAGCGATTCCGACGATAAGGGGAGCGGGAAGAAACTAAAGCGACGAAACAACGCAGTTGTGCGCCGTGGTAAACCTATAGATAGGACAGAAGCAGAACTTGTCCATCTAGTTCTCAAAAACACGGAAACAGCCATGGTTCTCCATTCGCTTTACGTCCATCGTCGTCTAACCAGCAGCCAGATCCGGAGTTTGTTCTTCAGAAGTAAGAATGAGAAGTCCTTTGAATATCTGTTGAACAAGCTGAACAACTACCGTGTTTTCGAGCGGGAATACATATTCACATTAGCGAAGAAAAAAGGCGATTTTCCAATTCATTATTCATTATCTTCATTTGGAATTCGGCTCTATGCCAGAGCTGTTATGGATATCTCTCTCTATGATGAAGAAGTCTCAAGTACGGATAAGTTGCCCAAACAGCATTACCTTTACAAAGACCTCCTAATCAGAGATCAAGATGTCCACCATTATGTTTTACAAGCTTTCCTTTGCGCGCTCTTGGGTTCCTTCTGGGGAAAAGAAGTCTATCTTCCTAGTTCTGAGTGGCGCCGCTTCCTTTACTTGGATCCGGCACCTGTCGATAAAGAAGGAGAGAAGCCCGAAGTTCCATATCGACCTGACTGGGTTATCTTCAAACCAAATGAGTATTACAACGATCTTGTCAGGAGCGGGAACTTAGGAAAGGATATCTTAAATGTACCAGTCAACTCACGGAACGAAGAGGACAACCGGATTGTAAAAGAATACTACCAGCCATTAATATCCGTGGAGTCGGATACAGGCACCATGAGTTCAACGCAGCTGGAAGGAAAGTTCAAGAAAATTCAATCCGTGCTGCCAGCCCTTCCGAAAGGCATCGCCTTCGTGGTCGCTGAGGGTTCGATGGGTAAGGTCAAAGTCGACGAGGACAAACGCGATCAGGCAAAAAGAAAAAGTCGGCAAAACAAAATCAGACTTCGAACCATTGCAGAGGCTGCAGAAAAGGCAATCAAAGACGAACTGCTTTCCGATACGTTGCAGATGTTGGTTGGATGGGAAAGTACGCTCACCCCTACGACTGAAAAATACATATCTGCAGAAGGAGAGCTTAAATCATACTTTCATGTGTCGGATGATACATGGAAGACTCTGTTCCCTTCCTATACGATGATGTCGAAGCGGGACTGGGCTACATACTCGATAAAAACTGGACTCCCAGATGTAGGGTTGATCGATAGGGGAGCGGGTAAGATCATCGCCTTCTATTTTGCCTTACCTCATTGGGTGAATCCACAAATTAAGGTGAATCATCTAATAGGAAACAAAATTCCCGATTTGAAATGTGTGCTGGTATATCCTGATAGATGCGATATTGATACAGACGCGCATATCGCAAACATGGAAGTACTTAGTCTAACTCTTGAGGATATCCGGCAGGATAAACGTGTTGCACATCAGAGGACATATGACCGACGAACCGGTGTGAAATGGGGGGAGGTGCCGTCATGGCCGTTCTGA